The Penaeus chinensis breed Huanghai No. 1 chromosome 21, ASM1920278v2, whole genome shotgun sequence genome has a window encoding:
- the LOC125036379 gene encoding uncharacterized protein LOC125036379 — MRQLVANKSRPKLYTEQPREWDRLIPPVLFAFREIPNNTLKLSSFELLNSSEEIASMILKPKVCQICIVDDHPISNDVCDTAVSDNPTTKFSITQNSSNEQKQQMNELLKSFDEEVQRMLRLDVVEPSTSPYCSPVVLVKKANNTLRFCVDFRSLNDIDAKPMPTIDEALGNFIGDKYFSEIDTCKGPQIRERLKILETAPPGQR, encoded by the exons ATGAGACAACTTGTAGCAAATAAGTCTAGACC GAAGTTGTACACTGAACAACCTCGTGAATGGGACAGATTAATTCCACCAGTATTGTTTGCCTTTCGTGAAATACCCAACAATACACTGAAGCTTTCATCTTTCGAGTTACT AAATTCCTCAGAAGAGATTGCGAGCATGATACTAAAACCAAAAGTTTGCCAAATTTGTATCGTGGATGACCATCCGATAAGCAACGACGTGTGTGACACAGCCGTGTCAGATAATCCCACAACAAAATTTAGCATTACTCAGAATTCGAGCAATGAGCAGAAACAACAAATGAATGAGCTGCTT AAATCTTTTGATGAGGAAGTACAAAGAATGCTCAGACTGGATGTCGTCGAACCATCTACCTCGCCCTATTGTTCTCCCGTAGTCTTAGTGAAGAAGGCAAATAATACACTTAGGTTTTGTGTGGACTTCAGATCCCTTAATGATATAGATGCCAAGCCAATGCCGACGATAGATGAAGCTCTAGGTAATTTCATAGGAGACAAATATTTTTCAGAGATTGATACATGCAAGGG